In Aquimarina spinulae, a single window of DNA contains:
- a CDS encoding helix-turn-helix domain-containing protein codes for MQKLNHTSINLKRGCYLAPKYNIYDFNDFLIGVTNYKNPIETGIWHSHEKPLISFVLYGHNTEYRKGKKTERTARCINYYHAHELHKNVYHNFPSKHISLEIDTSFLTKYNYTEAEIELALKKSYDSHFTFIKLMNEAEINDLQSYDSIEMLFLEFIENSIKSKEETGFPYWMQSIRDILNDRWNENVSLKELANQVNIHPTTISKNFRQYFQCTFGEYTRKLKVNHSIDIIHSSQYSLTEIAYICGFSDQSHFTRIFKSMTGYLPKEYAKI; via the coding sequence ATGCAAAAGTTAAATCATACCAGTATCAATTTAAAAAGAGGGTGTTATCTGGCTCCCAAATACAACATTTATGATTTTAACGACTTTTTGATAGGTGTAACAAATTATAAAAACCCTATTGAAACTGGTATTTGGCACTCTCATGAAAAACCATTAATCAGTTTTGTACTTTATGGTCATAATACCGAATATAGAAAAGGAAAAAAAACTGAAAGGACTGCGAGATGTATAAATTATTATCATGCTCATGAATTACACAAAAATGTCTATCACAATTTCCCATCGAAGCATATAAGCCTAGAAATAGACACTTCTTTTTTAACGAAATACAACTATACAGAAGCAGAAATTGAACTAGCTTTGAAAAAAAGTTATGATTCTCATTTTACTTTTATAAAGTTAATGAATGAAGCAGAAATTAACGATTTACAATCCTATGATTCTATAGAAATGCTATTTCTGGAATTTATTGAGAATTCTATCAAATCAAAAGAAGAAACAGGATTTCCGTATTGGATGCAATCTATTAGAGATATACTAAACGATCGATGGAACGAAAATGTTTCTTTAAAAGAACTGGCTAATCAAGTAAATATTCATCCTACTACAATTTCAAAGAATTTTAGACAATACTTTCAATGTACCTTTGGCGAATACACCAGAAAACTAAAAGTGAATCATTCTATCGATATTATACACTCTTCTCAATACTCACTAACTGAAATAGCTTATATCTGTGGTTTTTCTGATCAAAGCCATTTTACAAGAATATTTAAATCTATGACTGGCTATTTACCTAAGGAATACGCTAAAATTTAA
- a CDS encoding SnoaL-like domain-containing protein yields MTTITIANKLVELLRQKKFLEAQQQLFATDAINQEPDKFKEKSVVGLEAMIQKEKRFLLYIKKWNHFEVSDPLVSKDHFSIRMITDVIMVNNDNIVIDEIIVYEVSDRKIVKEQFFYK; encoded by the coding sequence ATGACGACTATAACAATAGCTAACAAACTAGTAGAACTACTGCGGCAGAAAAAATTTTTGGAAGCTCAGCAACAGTTATTTGCTACAGATGCAATCAATCAAGAACCTGATAAGTTTAAGGAAAAATCAGTAGTAGGTTTAGAAGCTATGATTCAAAAAGAAAAGCGTTTTCTTTTGTATATAAAAAAATGGAATCATTTTGAGGTTTCGGATCCATTAGTGAGTAAAGATCATTTTAGTATACGAATGATCACAGATGTAATCATGGTAAATAATGATAATATAGTAATCGACGAAATCATTGTCTATGAAGTAAGTGACAGAAAAATCGTAAAAGAGCAATTCTTTTATAAGTAG
- a CDS encoding sterol desaturase family protein: MNIEEITLLFQTSEILDYVAYFFIINFTLIFFEICLDFFTSKERRWKDTGANIIIFFLGQLLEKTAFGSIGIICLLPFYHLSPFEIPMNGWTWVLSLLAADFTYYWMHRIEHEHRILWANHSVHHSSEDYNLTVSMRLSIVESAIEWIFLIPMILIGFNPFQAIVSLIFVAQYQTWIHTERIIKLGWLDELFNTPSVHRVHHGSNQKYLDKNYGGVLILWDKLFGTFQREEEKVIYGLTKNINSNNPITINFIEYKNIWRDVKQCRTWSDRFKIIFGSLIWRPSYFKNHKK, translated from the coding sequence ATGAATATAGAAGAAATTACTTTACTTTTCCAGACCTCAGAAATACTAGACTACGTAGCGTATTTCTTTATCATCAATTTTACACTTATCTTTTTTGAAATTTGCTTAGATTTTTTCACCAGCAAAGAACGAAGATGGAAAGATACTGGAGCTAACATCATCATATTTTTTCTCGGACAATTATTAGAAAAAACAGCCTTTGGTTCTATCGGGATCATTTGCCTCCTCCCCTTTTATCATCTTTCGCCATTTGAGATTCCTATGAATGGCTGGACCTGGGTGTTAAGCCTCCTGGCCGCTGATTTTACATATTATTGGATGCACAGGATAGAACACGAACATCGTATTTTATGGGCCAACCATAGTGTACATCATTCTTCTGAAGATTATAATCTAACAGTATCTATGCGATTAAGCATTGTAGAAAGTGCTATCGAGTGGATTTTTCTTATCCCAATGATATTAATTGGTTTTAATCCTTTTCAAGCTATAGTTTCACTAATTTTTGTTGCACAATATCAAACATGGATACATACCGAAAGAATTATCAAACTGGGTTGGCTGGATGAACTATTTAATACCCCATCTGTGCATAGAGTACATCATGGTTCTAATCAAAAATATCTCGACAAAAATTATGGTGGAGTCCTTATACTATGGGATAAATTATTTGGCACTTTTCAGAGAGAAGAAGAAAAAGTGATCTATGGATTAACCAAAAATATAAACTCTAATAATCCTATCACTATCAATTTTATCGAATACAAAAATATATGGAGAGATGTAAAGCAATGCAGAACCTGGAGTGATCGATTTAAGATCATCTTTGGTAGTCTTATCTGGCGTCCTTCTTATTTTAAAAACCATAAAAAATAA
- a CDS encoding AraC family transcriptional regulator → MSNPTQLERYKSLLDFLDKKFKEDITINDIEEVSYYSYRNINRIFLALHHETIGKYIKRIKLEKAAQYIKYSDTTISDIAFFLGYSDIAAFSKAFKNQFNCSPSQFRETQELKRQLFQKTIEPQKVSQQSPITFEIEELPSFDFLYITYQGTFDDIDSIKEIWKQLIAYASKNNVFDNDTICMAEILDDNDITDSVYCRYNAGIIIESPLKFEVEGLFRTKTITPQKYAKFLHKGSYEHSIVTYDYIYSHWMTDIQLELVDKPTLEFFLNDEADTPQDELLTEIYIPIK, encoded by the coding sequence ATGAGTAATCCTACACAACTAGAAAGATACAAGTCTTTGTTAGATTTTTTGGATAAGAAATTTAAAGAAGATATCACTATCAACGATATAGAAGAGGTATCGTATTACTCCTATCGAAACATTAATCGAATATTTCTTGCACTACACCATGAAACCATCGGAAAGTACATTAAAAGAATTAAACTAGAAAAAGCAGCACAATACATTAAATATTCTGACACGACTATTTCTGATATCGCTTTTTTTCTTGGATATAGTGATATCGCAGCTTTTAGTAAAGCATTTAAAAATCAATTTAACTGTTCTCCCTCTCAATTTAGAGAAACCCAGGAGCTTAAACGTCAGTTATTTCAAAAAACAATAGAGCCACAAAAAGTAAGTCAACAATCCCCTATTACTTTTGAAATTGAAGAATTGCCCAGTTTCGATTTTCTATACATAACCTATCAAGGTACATTTGATGATATTGATAGTATTAAAGAAATCTGGAAACAACTCATAGCATATGCATCAAAAAATAATGTATTTGATAATGATACCATATGTATGGCAGAGATATTAGATGACAATGATATTACTGATAGTGTATATTGCAGATATAATGCAGGTATTATTATAGAATCCCCATTAAAATTTGAAGTAGAAGGGTTATTTAGAACCAAAACAATAACACCTCAAAAATATGCTAAATTTCTTCATAAAGGCAGTTATGAACACTCTATAGTGACCTATGACTATATTTATTCGCATTGGATGACAGACATACAATTAGAATTAGTAGATAAACCTACCCTAGAGTTTTTTCTTAATGATGAAGCAGATACTCCCCAAGACGAACTACTTACTGAGATTTACATTCCTATCAAGTAA
- a CDS encoding S41 family peptidase, which translates to MFKSLFTSILCFVFSIGAQAQEAYFTIDPTLTPDGQTIIFSYDGDLWKVSSGGGEASRLTGMQGEETLPTISPDGKWVAFSATQYGNRDVYIMPMKGGEIRQLTFHDAADDVDSWSWDSKSIYFTSSRENRFSGYEVAVSGGTPRRLFDHYFNTVHNIVPHPTTGEIFFNESWESKNFTHRKRYKGDYNPNIKSYNPQTKEYKEHTSYKGKDFWATIDKNGNLYFVSDQANGEYNLYTFKNGKKTALTKFDTSIARPQVSANGNHVVFGKDYQIYLYDVATNTTKKVPIKIYLNNTLDKTQDFKTKGNITNFDISPDNKKMAFVSRGALFVSDPKGKFIQQIRVNPAERVVEVKWLKDNRTLLYNQTVDGYLNLFTISAEGKGKEKQITSDSRSNVNIEIDPKRTQAAYISGRDELRLLNLENLKSTTVVKDEFWALYPPQPRFSPNGQYLVYNAIRNFEQDIFTYHIPTKKTINLTQTGVNESSPFWSSDGKYIYFSSNLTQPSYPYGLDEAGIYQMALDKYEAPYTSKKFEELFVEEKEDDEDKDEKKDADKKDKTETIKININPKGLMERIERISPAFGYQGGVHVFDKKETTYVFYISNHDEGDAKLWKTTIKPFEKNKTEKVGDAKVFGYQIASAKDSYYVLLEGNIHTLDIESNTTEEIKIDFKFRKALSDEFQQMFQEAWAGFGENFYDGDFHGEDWKKLRDQYAAYLPYINNRSHLRLLFNDMLGELNTSHFGFRSTGKEEKQFYGTKTLATGIVFSKNDPYQVERIITDSPADVANKNILPGDRLIAVNNQKIDSKNNRELYFMQPSLDKEIQLTLERNSQKITVNLHPISSRSLRNLRYDEWVDSNQSYIDQKSNKKIAYVHMKNMVRGQLNNFKREMVSEGYKRDALILDLRNNTGGNVHDEVLQFLSQRPYLKWKYRDGKLTSQPNFAPAAKPIIILINEQTLSDAEMTSAGFKELGLGKVIGTETYRWIIFTSSKGLVDGSSYRLPSWGCYTLDGKNLEKTGVAPDIYVKETFKNRLENNQPQLDKAVSEIMKQLGAK; encoded by the coding sequence ATGTTCAAATCACTCTTCACTTCAATTCTTTGTTTTGTATTTAGTATTGGGGCTCAGGCACAAGAAGCATATTTTACAATCGACCCTACCTTAACCCCAGATGGGCAAACTATTATATTTAGTTATGATGGGGATTTATGGAAAGTCTCCTCTGGCGGCGGTGAAGCATCCCGACTCACAGGAATGCAAGGTGAAGAGACATTACCAACTATTTCCCCCGATGGGAAATGGGTAGCTTTTAGTGCTACTCAATATGGTAATAGGGATGTGTATATCATGCCTATGAAAGGAGGAGAAATTCGTCAACTTACTTTTCATGATGCAGCAGATGATGTAGATAGCTGGTCATGGGATTCAAAAAGTATATATTTTACCTCATCCAGAGAAAATCGTTTTAGTGGATATGAGGTAGCGGTTTCGGGTGGGACTCCAAGACGTTTATTTGATCATTATTTTAATACCGTTCATAATATAGTACCCCATCCTACCACAGGAGAAATTTTCTTTAACGAAAGCTGGGAAAGCAAAAATTTTACGCATAGAAAACGATATAAAGGAGATTATAATCCCAATATAAAGTCTTATAATCCCCAAACCAAAGAATATAAAGAACATACCTCATATAAAGGAAAAGACTTTTGGGCAACAATAGATAAAAATGGGAACCTCTATTTTGTTTCTGATCAAGCTAACGGAGAATATAATCTGTACACCTTTAAAAATGGTAAAAAAACAGCCCTTACCAAATTTGACACCTCTATCGCTAGACCACAAGTAAGCGCTAATGGAAATCACGTGGTTTTTGGTAAGGATTATCAAATATACCTGTATGATGTAGCTACGAATACCACAAAAAAAGTACCGATTAAGATCTATCTTAATAACACATTAGATAAAACCCAGGATTTTAAGACTAAGGGAAACATTACCAATTTTGATATTTCTCCCGATAATAAAAAGATGGCCTTCGTTTCTCGCGGTGCGCTATTTGTTTCTGACCCAAAAGGTAAATTTATTCAGCAAATACGGGTCAATCCAGCAGAACGGGTAGTCGAGGTAAAATGGCTTAAGGATAATCGCACCTTATTATACAACCAGACTGTAGATGGGTATCTTAATCTGTTTACTATTTCTGCCGAAGGAAAAGGCAAAGAAAAACAAATCACTTCGGACTCCCGAAGTAATGTAAATATAGAAATAGACCCAAAACGCACACAAGCAGCCTATATAAGCGGTAGAGATGAATTGCGCCTTCTTAATCTCGAAAACCTAAAAAGTACTACTGTTGTAAAAGATGAATTCTGGGCACTATATCCACCACAGCCCCGATTTTCTCCAAATGGTCAGTATCTCGTTTATAATGCGATACGCAATTTTGAACAAGATATTTTTACCTATCATATCCCTACAAAAAAAACAATCAATCTTACCCAAACCGGGGTAAATGAAAGTAGTCCTTTCTGGTCTTCCGATGGTAAATACATTTACTTTAGTTCTAACCTTACACAGCCTAGTTATCCCTATGGGCTAGATGAAGCGGGTATTTATCAAATGGCATTAGATAAGTATGAAGCTCCTTATACCTCCAAGAAGTTTGAAGAATTATTTGTAGAAGAAAAAGAAGATGACGAGGACAAGGATGAAAAGAAAGATGCCGATAAAAAAGATAAAACTGAAACAATAAAGATCAATATTAACCCAAAAGGATTGATGGAGCGTATAGAACGCATTAGTCCTGCTTTTGGGTATCAAGGCGGGGTCCATGTTTTTGATAAAAAAGAAACTACCTATGTGTTTTATATCTCTAATCATGATGAAGGAGATGCTAAACTATGGAAAACCACGATTAAACCGTTTGAGAAAAACAAAACAGAGAAAGTCGGGGATGCCAAAGTTTTTGGGTATCAAATAGCATCAGCAAAAGATAGTTATTATGTATTGCTAGAAGGAAATATTCATACTCTGGATATTGAAAGCAATACCACTGAAGAAATCAAAATTGATTTTAAATTCAGAAAAGCATTGTCTGATGAGTTTCAACAGATGTTCCAGGAAGCCTGGGCTGGTTTTGGAGAAAATTTTTATGATGGTGATTTTCATGGAGAAGATTGGAAAAAACTTAGAGATCAATATGCGGCTTATTTACCCTATATTAATAATCGTTCTCATCTAAGACTATTATTTAATGATATGTTGGGTGAGCTAAATACATCTCACTTTGGGTTTCGGTCTACCGGTAAAGAAGAAAAGCAATTTTATGGTACTAAGACACTGGCAACAGGGATTGTTTTCTCTAAAAATGACCCGTATCAAGTAGAAAGAATTATCACCGACAGCCCTGCAGATGTAGCTAACAAAAATATACTCCCTGGTGATCGATTAATTGCTGTAAATAATCAAAAAATTGATTCAAAAAACAATAGAGAACTATATTTTATGCAACCATCACTGGATAAAGAAATACAATTAACACTAGAACGTAATTCGCAAAAGATAACGGTAAATCTACACCCAATCTCATCAAGAAGTTTAAGAAACTTAAGATATGATGAATGGGTCGATAGTAACCAGTCTTATATCGATCAAAAAAGCAATAAAAAAATTGCCTATGTTCATATGAAGAATATGGTGCGTGGGCAACTCAATAACTTTAAAAGGGAAATGGTTTCTGAAGGGTATAAAAGAGATGCCCTAATCCTTGATTTACGAAATAATACAGGAGGAAATGTACACGACGAGGTATTACAGTTCTTATCCCAAAGGCCTTATCTAAAATGGAAATACAGGGATGGTAAACTTACCTCACAACCCAATTTTGCGCCAGCTGCAAAACCAATTATAATTCTGATAAATGAGCAAACCTTAAGTGATGCAGAGATGACCTCTGCTGGTTTTAAAGAACTTGGCCTGGGTAAAGTTATAGGAACAGAAACCTATCGATGGATTATTTTTACCTCTAGCAAAGGTCTGGTAGATGGTTCCTCCTATCGTTTACCTTCCTGGGGATGTTATACACTAGATGGTAAAAATTTAGAAAAAACAGGAGTTGCGCCAGATATTTATGTTAAAGAAACATTTAAAAATCGTTTAGAAAACAATCAACCACAATTAGATAAAGCAGTATCAGAAATAATGAAGCAGTTAGGAGCTAAATAA
- a CDS encoding alpha/beta hydrolase, with protein sequence MQETIKIRIDNLIFDCRINGNKENELVIFLHGWPETSFMWKKLMSSFSKNGFYCVAPNLRGYSKEACPKGKKHYSLDKLSKDILDISKHLNKPKFHLIGHDWGALIGWKLVHDNQDRILSWTGISVPHPQAFGKAMIVNSEQRKMSQYVKNFQLPYLPELRLKKNNFKILKRLWKNCEPDQVNDYLKVFRNPKQLTASINYYRSNYKLLKSADKNQILGDINVPTLFIWGNKDIAIGSYSVSESHQYMKNDYEFIELDSGHWLIQTDYQELEKVITKHIDKNKDCA encoded by the coding sequence ATGCAAGAAACTATTAAAATAAGGATTGATAATTTAATATTCGATTGTCGAATAAATGGTAATAAAGAAAATGAATTAGTAATTTTTTTACATGGTTGGCCCGAAACTTCTTTTATGTGGAAAAAATTAATGTCTAGTTTTTCGAAAAATGGTTTTTATTGTGTTGCTCCCAATTTAAGAGGGTATAGTAAAGAAGCATGTCCCAAAGGGAAAAAACATTATAGTTTGGATAAATTATCCAAGGATATTTTAGACATTTCTAAACATCTAAATAAGCCAAAATTTCACCTTATTGGTCATGACTGGGGGGCACTTATTGGCTGGAAGTTAGTTCATGATAATCAAGACAGAATTTTAAGTTGGACCGGAATCTCTGTTCCACATCCACAAGCTTTTGGAAAAGCAATGATCGTTAATAGTGAACAAAGAAAAATGAGTCAATATGTAAAGAACTTTCAATTGCCTTATCTTCCAGAATTACGATTAAAAAAAAACAATTTTAAAATATTAAAAAGATTATGGAAGAATTGTGAACCGGATCAAGTTAATGATTATTTGAAAGTTTTCAGAAACCCAAAACAATTAACTGCATCAATAAACTATTACCGTAGTAATTATAAACTATTAAAGAGCGCTGATAAAAATCAAATACTTGGTGACATAAATGTTCCAACTTTATTTATATGGGGAAATAAAGATATTGCGATAGGTTCTTATTCTGTTAGTGAAAGCCATCAATACATGAAAAATGATTACGAATTTATAGAATTAGATTCAGGTCATTGGTTAATACAAACAGACTATCAGGAACTTGAAAAAGTTATCACAAAGCATATTGATAAAAATAAAGACTGCGCCTAA